Part of the Pseudorasbora parva isolate DD20220531a chromosome 13, ASM2467924v1, whole genome shotgun sequence genome is shown below.
CTCCTTCATCACCATGGCTGCCTGTTTCACATCCTCTGAATCTGAAtggaaaatattaataaacaaaccATGCAGACTAAAGGGACTAAAAAAATGGTACTAAAGTGTCCCCTTTAAGAAAGCCATAAGAACACGTGCTCAAGGATGTTCAAGGGAGTTTTGGATTGAAACAATCACACAGCCAAAAAGTCTGGAGCCACAGACACAGAAAGAAGAACTGGAAATACAGATACTCATAATTCAATCCATACCATATTTAGAGTATCCGGTGGCAGTGATGATGGGCACGGCGACCATGACCAGGCCCGATGCGCTCCAGAGATATTTCATCAGGAACTGTTCCAGCATGACATACCACAGCCTCTTGAACAGGATCAGGTTAATCTGCTCGGACAGCGCCGTGTAGCTCCGCTGCAGCTGAAACATCTCGATCTGCGCAGGGCAGACAGGCAggcacgcaaacacacacgcagacaTGCATACACGCAGATACACAGGCAACAAGATAACATCAAGCTGGTTTCCAATTATATAGAGTCCGATCAGGCTTTCTGATTCATGATAATGCCATTTCATAATTTGTTACTGTTTGTATGCATAAGAACCATGTATTTTTTAAGCATAAAATCAAAGCATCATGAAGGTGAAGTGGAGTGTGTGcaatgtgtgtgtaagtgtggaTCTGGGGTCACAGAGGAGCATACAGACTTTTGCCCCCATTCCAGGGCTTTCTATGTATTCAGACACACCACATGACCTCTCTCTATGAACACTTTCTCTGGCCATATGACTGTGAAGTTCAGGAACATTTCCAGTTGCAAGCATGGGGCACTGTTTGTTTAGCTGGGAAATTTGCTTTGTCATTGAGACACAGACACAAAATGACCTCAAATACTTGTTTTACAGTCTTAAacggatagttcacccataaatgaaaaTTCGGTCATCATTTAATACTCACTCTCATTACATCTTAAACCTGAAAGACCTTTTCTTCCATTGAAAAACAACATTGAAAGaattaaaataagaattttACCTTTCCTAAAACATAAACATAGACACCACTGTTTGGGTCGGTAAGATTTTATTAATGTCTTTAAAATAAGTACATTACACTCACCAAGGCTGAAACCAATTTTTTCCTTAATTATGTATTatgttaaatgaaataaaatttgtaaaatgttaagttaacctaaaccatttgtgtttgAACTACATGAATCGTTTCTGTAGCACTGACTGATGGCTATTCTCAGTGTACTAAAGTGTAAAAAGAAGTGAtttgtttataaaacaaaagtGCTCTACAACACCCTGATATACAAGCAAATTATACTAATATACTATACACGTTTGTTAAATGtgttgaaaatatattaattaatttaaacattatttaaagctgctgtacgtaactttttttgtgttcaatataatgatataatgagaatgtacaacatgaatccattttccaaaccgtgtttttgtcttaccctgaatcattatggtgcacttataataagtgtttatattgggactgtTTCAGAGCGGTCTGGTAGAAACCGCTGAGGAGGAGGAGCAGTCCCTGCGTAACTCGCCATAGATattaaacagagagaagtagatccggtgtcatgacaaatcctgtccccctgtgaaatcgtgtccgcaaggacccccagagcgattctattggctgaaattttttttataggtaatctgttcagagcctgattacaattcttacacaatcgcgttttgatttttgctgtttaaattgtgttaaaatagtctttaatgtcttacaaagcatatgtttcatatataagtagtatataactgaagctataagtgcttatataagtatataattcagaaaatgtttttactcccattatagcaatcaattacatatttcaaataaatgttttgcgtgtgtacttagtatggcaatgaattcatagtttattagtttattatttagttattttaaaacaattgattgtccagaaccatgtataacaacttttgatcaggcatttaaaaccgctaccagcggacacgatttcacagggggacaggatttgtcatgacaccggctgcaatgttcttccgcaagatgcatgcagttctgtttattaaccgctaaagcgcaaaaagttacggactgcagctttagcATTTTATGCTAACATTAGTTTTGACagagcaaaaaaacaacaatattgaTAATAAGTTTTAAAATCTCTGTCATAAAGGATGAGAAAGAACCATAAAAAAGGTCCATATGTCTCGTGCTATATTTCAAATCTTTTGAAGCTATGAGATAAGCTTTGCGTGAGGAGAAGAATGTCAAAATGTATTCACAACTCTTTTTTTGTGCTGTTGGTCAGTGCTATGCAAAAGACCAGCAAACAAAATCCTTTTGCATTCCTCTGGagaaagtcatacagatttggaaagacatgaggttagcaaatgatgacagaaaccAAACTCAAAAGAATATTCTCCTACCTTATGTCCTCCATAGAAGGCAATCTCCTCTGAATTGGCGATGATGCGAGAATGCATGTATCTAAGGTCGCCTTTCCTCCTGGCTTCCTCAGCCACAAGTTTACCAAAGCGGGGGGAGAACGCTCTCAGAACCTTGGCAGTAAGTGCCACCACGATGCCAGCTATGGCGGAGGGCCAGGTGGTGTTGGCACCTTTCGACTCAGCTGTTTTAATGAGTGTGTAACAGGTCACCACCACGTCGAGGATCGGCTTGGTCAGGTTAGAGTACAGATGAGCCACGGAGGCAGCAAACATCACCACATCTTCAGTCAAGGACTGATCAGGGTTTGCCAACCTGCCATCCATGTTGCTGACACGGTAGTACGTCTGATCATTGAAATACAGCATGTAGGCATGGGTGACCAGCCGGGTGCGGAAAGCAAGGGTCAGCTGACCCTCCAGGTAACGGATGGCACTGTTCACAAACGTGGCCGGAATGGCAATGAGCAGCCATTTGGTTAACTCCACCACAAATGCTTTGGGGTCTTTCTTTACAATGGTTTTCACTATTTGCCCATCTAAATTGGCAACATAGATGGAGAGAAAGGTGCGTGAAATGAGGGCTAGAGAGTGGAAACCGAGCAGGCCAAGTTCTTTGCAGAAAAGCCGAGGAAAGAGGATTTTCAAAAGACGAATCAACCTCCCGAAGAATTCACGGTTCACAGCCGGGGAGCTTTTCTTTTTCCTTGCGGCTGCCACTTCTTGAGGTTCTCCATTGGAGGTCACCAGGTCAGTGCCCTTAACTTGTTTACTAGTCCTTCCTTTCAGCCTGCCATATACGTAAGGGGAAAGCTTCTTCGCCCCATATAGCACAACAAGAAGGAGAATGGTCTTTTTCACAAGGGGGTTTTTCAGCTGGGAGGGAAGTTTTGAATATGCAGACATTTTGTTTGTAGCTTATCAATACTGAGATCATTAAAAATGAAGCTTATTGAAGAGCAGGTTGCTGATGTGCACAGCTATATGGATATCTATTCATGTAAACTAATATAAATGTGATATCAGCAAACTGACAGCATGTCAAACTAACACGTTCTATTGGAAATCACAATAGTTTCGGAGACAGCAATGAAATTAAGAACAAAAAAGTGTAAACTTGTGCGTAATTctattcttttttcttttttgattgACAATTTTTATTGAGTCCCATACAAAATAAAGTATAGGTTAATTATGTTCTTACTCTAGAGTTTGAGAAGATGAGTAAACTCACATATTTCTCATTCTAACAAACGAGTTATGCCACACATTAATGTCAACATACTCTAAACTGTATGTCAACAATTGTCTCACTTGAGTCTATATTTGTTTCTGCTAAGGAGTTTTAGAAGAGACCAAGCTGACACCTAAAAGTCATGACTGACATCCCCACTGAACGACTGCTGTGGGAAATACTGTTTacacgacaaaaaaaaaatcatgttaaatgttaatattttgCGACTCGTAAGAATGAGTCAAACATCATGTCCTGACTTTAGAGGTAACGTTAGTTCAAATGACAGCTAGCAATTTAAGCTAATAAACTCAGTGTACAAAAAACAAACAGCGGTGCGACACAAAAACAACACAGTAAGTTGACTATAAACACTATTTACACGTTTACAGATTTGCTATACTGAATCTAACAGCATGTAAATGTCAAATAAGTGTAACTTAGTTTAAGTTGCGGTGCTAGCGCTGCTGGCTAATATTCACTTTACTTCAACTTCCTCCGTCCAACTTTCCGTCTGTTCTGATCCACGTAAAGGTCATTTTCACAGCAGATCTGAAATATGAAAACCCATCATCGTGGTGAGCACATGCGGGCTGTCATTTAACTCATCAAACGGTCCGAATGTAGAATAAAAGCCACCGGTGTGTGTTTGAGGGCAGGCGTAAATCAACCTCACCGGGTCTCAGGCGGTACAATCACACGGTAAAATGCGCCGATAGGTGGAGTAAACGAAGGCAAATGCTTTACTCACGCCACACAATACCAAAGTCACACACGCCTGTTGTTTTCATAATCACTGGAGTCCTTTCCGATTATTGGCGCTGTTAAGTTTTACTGCGGCAAGATAAACAACGTATCTTCTTCAAGACTTTTACAATTTCTAtttccacccatccatccaaattcatctatctatctatctatctatctatctatctatctatctatctatctatctatctatctatctatctatctatctatctatctatctatctatccatccatccatccatccatccatccatccatccatccagccagctagccagccagccagccagccatccatccatccatctatctatctatccatatAGAATCTATcaatttccatccatccatccaatcttaAAATTTGCATCCATCTATCTAAAATGTGATATTACACAATATTATTGACTAATATGGTAATACTTAGGCCTATAATACTAATATGGCAATGCTCAACCATGTGTACGTTGTTgatcaattaattaattaaattaataaactagCCGTATCATCAGTTATAACGTGTAGGCTGTTTAAAAACACACAGGTGACTGCATCTGACCAAAAAACactttattaaaaacaaattttgTACATTCTTGGttttttaattagatttttttttttcaatagagATAGAGAATGTTGAAAACCAAGGAGAAAACAGCAAATTATATACAGTCTGGAGAGGTTTCTTCCAAAAGTGATAAAACACACGGCCAGGAAAATAGCAATTAAAGAGGTTTTGGATATGGAATTTTAAAATTGGAACAGGGAAAATACAATCTCCAGTAGTATCCAAAACATGGAGGGAACATCTTTAAAAAGTGTTAGCATTTGGTACCATGATGAAGCAAAACAGATTTCACAAACTTCATTGGTTGTATTTGCCTTAAGTGTTCTCAGTTTAAATCAACAAATAagtctttaataaaaaataaaaggctGTTATCCTTCATATTCTTCATCTTTTAGATCATTATCTGATAGGTTCTATGTTATCAAcagaaattatcatattcttcCAAAACGGTAAAAATGTTTGACCATAAATGTCCTCAGCAAGGTTTTACAAGCATCATGAACATTTGGCAATCTTCTCCTTGGTCACTTTTGTTAAAGTCTGTTTTTGTAGAAAAGTTTCTATTCGTGACACTTCCATGCATCAGTGGCGTTGATTTCAAATGGACAGACCacaatcaaagcagctttcAGTGTAGTCCTGAGACAAGCACGGCAGCATTTGGTGTCAGAGTATCTGAGAACGTTTCGATTGCTTCAGTAAGTTCATCTCTCAGCTTTGTATTCTACAGATATATTCAAGGTGAAGGCATCTGACATGTAGAACCTTTTAAGACCTACATCAATTTGCCTAGATAATGCTGTCAATGAAAATACAATGAAccgagagaaaaaaataatatcaGGAAACATAGACGAGGAGGGAATAAAGAACAGATACCTGCATGCATTGGTACATCAAGgtacatttttagtttttgttcttttttcccCAGAAGGGAGCATAGCACACTACATCTACTGGAATGGATTAGCCAGCAATCCAAATGCCTGTTTTAGGTTTGTTTTTCCTAAAGAGGGAGTCAAATCTGCTGCTAGTTTATAAGCAGGAGCCCAATTCTTTATTCAAATACACATTTGTTACATGGGGCTTAGTAAAGTCTTCTCCGCTGCATTTGCTAGGCACAATGGTCCAAGGTTGGCACCCTGGCATTGGTAGGCAACGCCACATTCTGAGTATCACAATTCATCAAACAAATTCTAAAGAAGGGTGCTGGAAAATTACGATTCTTGGCAAAGTCCCGGTTTGGTTAATTAAACCTTTTCATTTCATGCAATCTAATTACTGAGAGATACAGTAAATATTGACATCTGCAGTCAATCCGATAGGAAAAACAATGAACAATTGCAATTAAGGCGCTATACACAAGAAGCTGGTGATTCTTGCGTCAAGCACTGCACCTGGCAGGGCGCTTTGCATGCATCTGCAGTGGGTGCTGTTGATTTGAATGGGTCCACAACCCCTGAAAACAGATCATATGGCTCCTCCTAGTGGTTGTTGTTATAAAAACCTGATCATATTGGAGACAGATGGTCATATTTCACcccaatattttaaaaaaatggacaTTTTCATGAGCATTAAGCACATTTCTCTCCCACATTCTCATTACTAATCCGTTCTACTAATGTTTTGCTTTTGAGCATTTTTAGATTTCTCATTATTCTCAGATGATCATTCACATTAAATTGTCATTAGAGTAATTAAAATTCATCCTGTCCAGAAAGGATCCTTTTTTAAATCAGCACAAATCCAGcacaatatatattattatgatCCTAAAATCCACTGTTATTCTCTTCTATTACAATAATGAGAATTAGGTTGGGGCTTTATCATCAAGAAAATAATGTCATAATGCAAATCCTAAAATTGTTGCTTTAAAACGTATCATTTttcggttacactttatttttaaggtgtttgtgttacagtgtagttatgcatttaagtatgcattaataattaactacatgtacttactgtaAGGTTAGGGTtggggtttggtttagggttagttgcatgtaattatactcatagttattactacagtaactacatgtaacgtgtaacaaggacactgcaaAATAAAGGAAAAAATTCTCTTTTGATTTTGGAGTGTTTGAATGTGCTCTTGACAGGCTTCATAAGATTCTCCCTTTCATTCTTGCTTAATTTATGAAgaaatttatttttgaatagattaaatgtttaattactCCTGAATTTCCATGTTTTCTTTGTGATTGTATGGTATATAATTACAGCCTGAGGAAATAGAAACCATCATAAATACATGTGATACAGATAAAGATGTTTTTTGAGCCGCACAGCGACCTTTGTGCCATTCTTAAAGgtaaagttcacccaaaattgatgCTGTATAAGTTTCTCTGTAgcgttgaacacaaaagaagattttttttttccttcatacaatggaagtcagtGGGGACTGGCAattgtttggttaccaacattcttcttatttgttcagcagaacaaagaaactcatacaggtttggaacaacttgagtaaatgatgacaaaattttcattttcagctgaactatccctttaaatgtcatCATCCTGAATGAGCACATTTATGCTCTTCCACATTAGTAATAAAGATACTAGCTGAATTATAAATTTCATGAAATACTGAGTCACTGACTCTTTAACAGTCCATCAAAGATTAAGATTTggcttgttgtttttttctcctgcgcattttaaaaatgcttctcagaatgacaaaaaaaaaaagtattaattttgTCTAAACACAGTCTTCTTGATTGTAATTTGCATAGAAATATTTCCATAAAAACATTGAGAAGATcctgattttttttccaaaggGCCTCAAATGTCCAGTACTACTTTTGGAAGGTCTCACCAGCGACCAATAATTCTCATGAACAACAAAAACTTGTTGAATATGTTTTGAGACAAAACTATATTGAGCTTGGAAATAGTGTAATAGAATGTATAGAAATATGGTGACATAATGTCTCTTTTCTCTGAATAACCATTTTTTCCTGGAGGGAAAATTGAAGTCTACAGGAACCAAGAAATGATGAAACTAGAAGACAGCTTGATCTCATGCTGATAAGGGTCTTGACTGAGTACAAGTGTTTGTCCCATGTCAATGGCTTAgcatatattaatattacaaGGATGCTAGGCTGATTTCTGTCATAATTATTCAGTTCTAAACGCTGAAAGGAAGCAAAAAGTCTCTTATGAAGTCCACTATGGCATTCTCTCAGTCTGCCATTCCATACACAGGTAAGCTGGTGTTAGCTGGAGTCTCTTTGAGTTTGCAtgagtgtgtgggtgtgtgtcaGACCAGCGTGCCCGGTGTGGGTCTGTCATTACTGGTCTCTTTAAGTGCCATCTCCTgcattttagatgaaaatgtatCTTGGTACAATGAAAGCTCCATCGACCTATagggaaaaagaaagaagagaTGACAAAATCAATGAGGTATGATACACATCTAAGAAAagcaatatataatatataatatacaaaatataatattaaaatatatacactGCATACATATactagcactttgagattttgtttaatataaagtgtataacatataaaatgtattattattattatatactatATACATTTGTACAGCttgaaatgtgaaaatgcatttgtaaataattgtaaataatctggagtaatgatgctgtaaattcagctttgcatcacaggaaaaaaatatactttaggatatatttaaatagataatttgtaataatatttcattattatttcaatatttaatttttaaccaaataaatgcagccttggtgagcagaaaatacttctttcaaaaacataaaacaatttaaatatttaaaaagttaattttaaaaatatatacttatacACGGTAAGCTACTATAAtggaaattaatttaaaaatgtgtgaaaaTGCATTAGTATATGCAGAAAAGAGCATTGACCATgactaataaatgctgtaaaagtcATGAAACCTAATATATATttacctttttgaaaaaaaaagggTTTCTTAACTGATGGTTCCTGTGAATTATGAATGTAGATTTTAATTAATTCTGCAATTACCTGCCGTGTAGAGGGTGACCATGAAACGTGGCCGACTGGGGCATCTGTGGATAGGATGTATCCGTTTGAAAGGACTGTGGCTGGTGTTTTAGGGGTGGATGGGGGTGCGAGTTGTGCAGAGAGGACGTGGTACGCCTGCGCTGAGTCTGTGTCCCCTCTTTGCCCTTCCCAGCATTGGCCGTCTGTCCCAGTGCGTTCCGCAGATACCAGTCTCTCAAGCCCTCCAGCGCCAAGGCCTTGTGTAGGTTGCGTGTGGGGTCATCAGGGGTTGTAGGTGCGGATGACTCGTTTGGGTAGTGGGGAGGTCTGTGGGGGTGGTCTATCTGCTGGTTATGCAGTGCATTAACGCCGGTGCCATTGGCGGTGTTGGTTTCAGTGTAGGCAGAGAGCAGGATAGACTCTTGCTGGTGCTGCTGTAAAGGAACGAACGGGCCGCAGGATTTGGTGCGGGTCACTTTGACCCGCCGAGGCTCGCCAGGCTTCCCTCTCAGCATTAGCGGGCTGTATGCCGGAGGGCCGTTGCCCAGGATGAGCTGCTGCGATTGGGGGAAGCCGTTTCTGTAGGGAGGTGGTGGAGCATTGGGACCTTCAGGCCACGGCCGGGTTTTTGCACTATTTTGGACCTGCAGTCTTTGCTGAGTTTGCATCTTCTGTTGTTTCCCCCACACATAATCCATGAGTATCTCGCTGTAACCGCCACCTCCGTTGGTTCCTCGACCTCCCGCAGCCGAGCGAACGCGGGACAGTTCGGTGTGTCCGTTTACCTGCCGTTCGGGGCTGCTCCGCTGTGCCTGTTTTAAAGTTGTGTCCATGAGCGCTTCTGAGCTCTTGTACGGGCCGTTTCGTACAGACATGCCTAACCGTTGACCTCCCTCCTCCATTGCGGTGCCGTGCCGGTCGAGTAACGTCTCGGAGCTATTGCTTCGTCTGTGCCCTTGTTCGTAGGACCCTGCGGAGGACCCCTCCTGAGACTGCAGAGGCACCTGATGGGGCGCCTCGAGATTGTCTGACCACTGCTTCACAGCAGCAGTGCCGCTAGATGATTCTGACCTGCACAAATaaacaacacattaaaatacattCACTACCATCAAACGTTCTGGCTTAGTATGCAAATtactacttttatttagcaaggatgcattaaattgcttgaaagtgacagtaaacacattcataatgttataataaaaaatacaataaaaaaaagttggtcaaaaaaaatgttacctTAAAGgttttgttcacccaaaaatgaaaattattccaTAATTTACcttcaagccatcctagatgtatatgacattcttctttcagccaaacacaatcaaagttatattaaaaaaatatcctagcacatctaagctttataatgggagtgaattcCACTGGAACTAGACACGCATACGATCATTACCAGAAGACCttgattatagtttataaagttataaatatggatatttttcttacaaaaacacatctcttcCCTTCAtgaggcctttattaaccccttggattaattttatgatgaatggatgtGGTTTTTTGTGCTTCAAAATCTCAGTtactattcactgccattataaagcttgaaagtAGCTTTATttatagatatttttttaaaatataactctgattataTTTGGCTGAAAGAAAAAAGTCAAATACACCTAGGGTGACTTGAGAGCGAGTAAACtttgggataattttcatttttgggtgaacaaaccctttaagaTATTCAATAAATGTCAATGCAATGCAacgtctttctttttttttacgaGCACTTTTTGTTGTATAGAACAATATTTAGTGCTATACaaacacaatatatatttttaattttaatcacTTATTTTGACTTtgactacactgaaaaaaaacgtattattattattttatatatatatatatatatatatatatatatatatatatatactacagttcaaaagtaaactgtacttttactgcattttttaatcaaataacagtataataataattcagccttggtgagcattagagacCTTCACAGACATTAAAACATACTACTGA
Proteins encoded:
- the ccdc120a gene encoding coiled-coil domain-containing protein 120 isoform X1, coding for MQKTYDMEVKSHLITGPELQDSKQHAERMVELQERRRSLQSLLNTRLAELKRVCLQEAELTGEVPHEYPLETGEKVPHVRRRAGLSRSSSKHNTKNEEEDASQRKTKKTLFSGALRRHVDSEQHPPHSKRTVHRGCHTDNTVKSESSSTSDSTNQDTEEASEGLSPSRPRLVSGSPDNRFSRKLSPVEIYYEMKTRRNSVASSASPSHTLPRSVSNLEGRSVPATPLLSRNGITGVHIRSESSSGTAAVKQWSDNLEAPHQVPLQSQEGSSAGSYEQGHRRSNSSETLLDRHGTAMEEGGQRLGMSVRNGPYKSSEALMDTTLKQAQRSSPERQVNGHTELSRVRSAAGGRGTNGGGGYSEILMDYVWGKQQKMQTQQRLQVQNSAKTRPWPEGPNAPPPPYRNGFPQSQQLILGNGPPAYSPLMLRGKPGEPRRVKVTRTKSCGPFVPLQQHQQESILLSAYTETNTANGTGVNALHNQQIDHPHRPPHYPNESSAPTTPDDPTRNLHKALALEGLRDWYLRNALGQTANAGKGKEGTQTQRRRTTSSLHNSHPHPPLKHQPQSFQTDTSYPQMPQSATFHGHPLHGRSMELSLYQDTFSSKMQEMALKETSNDRPTPGTLV
- the ccdc120a gene encoding coiled-coil domain-containing protein 120 isoform X2, encoding MQKTYDMEVKSHLITGPELQDSKQHAERMVELQERRRSLQSLLNTRLAELKRVCLQEAELTGEVPHEYPLETGEKVPHVRRRAGLSRSSSKHNTKNEEEDASQRKTKKTLFSGALRRHVDSEQHPPHSKRTVHRGCHTDNTVKSESSSTSDSTNQDTEASEGLSPSRPRLVSGSPDNRFSRKLSPVEIYYEMKTRRNSVASSASPSHTLPRSVSNLEGRSVPATPLLSRNGITGVHIRSESSSGTAAVKQWSDNLEAPHQVPLQSQEGSSAGSYEQGHRRSNSSETLLDRHGTAMEEGGQRLGMSVRNGPYKSSEALMDTTLKQAQRSSPERQVNGHTELSRVRSAAGGRGTNGGGGYSEILMDYVWGKQQKMQTQQRLQVQNSAKTRPWPEGPNAPPPPYRNGFPQSQQLILGNGPPAYSPLMLRGKPGEPRRVKVTRTKSCGPFVPLQQHQQESILLSAYTETNTANGTGVNALHNQQIDHPHRPPHYPNESSAPTTPDDPTRNLHKALALEGLRDWYLRNALGQTANAGKGKEGTQTQRRRTTSSLHNSHPHPPLKHQPQSFQTDTSYPQMPQSATFHGHPLHGRSMELSLYQDTFSSKMQEMALKETSNDRPTPGTLV